The following proteins come from a genomic window of Oikeobacillus pervagus:
- the glyS gene encoding glycine--tRNA ligase subunit beta: MSKQDLLLEIGLEELPARFVTESMKQLGRKIESFLSDLKIPYGEVTLYSTPRRLAVLIQDVAEAQEDIHEEVKGPAKKVALNEKGEWSKAAIGFTKGKGMTTEDIYFKELKGVEYAFVNKFVKGQKTIDLLPQLKEIITGMTFGKNMRWANNNLKFVRPIKWLVALFGGKIIPFSITNVHTDRISFGHRFLGEKVEITSPTEYESILKAQYVIVNSEERKQMIVKQLHDLEEKNQWAIPIDEDLLEEVNNLVEYPTALSGHFNKQFLELPEEVLITSMKEHQRYFPVKNKENRLLANFVTVRNGNDYKIETVARGNEKVLSARLADADFFFKEDQETSIESSLNKLSSIVYHEKIGTLSEKVNRIRRIASELGKLLHVDSSVQQKIDRAAELSKFDLVTHMVYEFPELQGVMGEKYALQKGEDVEVAKAINEHYQPRSADDVTPSTTIGAVVSIADKLDTICSCFAIDIIPTGSQDPYALRRQSTGIVQTMLDQKWELTVEDILKVAITIVAEDQIGSKSNVELLQELVSFFKLRVKHILQEKDVRYDMIDAVLDGEIGSVPSVLEKSTVLMNRKDKAHFKETIEALSRVINISKKANVETVNPDLFENEYEHELYREYQQVEEKWNTSENAEVQFELLESLKPAINQYFDHTMVMADNESLKNNRLAFMLKLSKLVQAFANMNAIIVK; this comes from the coding sequence ATGAGTAAACAAGATTTATTATTGGAAATTGGTTTAGAGGAATTGCCAGCACGGTTTGTAACTGAATCGATGAAGCAACTTGGTCGAAAAATCGAGTCATTTTTATCAGATTTAAAAATTCCTTACGGAGAAGTCACTTTATACTCAACTCCCCGCCGACTAGCAGTTCTTATTCAAGATGTGGCTGAAGCGCAAGAAGACATCCATGAAGAGGTAAAAGGACCTGCGAAAAAGGTTGCTCTTAACGAGAAAGGTGAATGGTCCAAGGCGGCCATTGGGTTTACTAAAGGAAAAGGCATGACGACTGAGGATATTTATTTTAAAGAATTAAAAGGTGTTGAATATGCCTTCGTAAATAAGTTTGTAAAAGGACAAAAAACCATTGATCTCCTGCCACAGTTGAAAGAGATCATTACGGGAATGACTTTTGGAAAAAACATGCGTTGGGCAAATAATAACTTGAAATTTGTTCGCCCAATTAAATGGTTAGTCGCATTGTTCGGAGGAAAGATTATTCCATTCTCCATCACCAATGTTCATACAGACCGAATCAGTTTTGGACATCGTTTTTTGGGAGAGAAAGTAGAGATTACATCTCCAACCGAATATGAATCTATTTTAAAAGCGCAATATGTCATTGTAAATTCAGAAGAACGAAAACAAATGATCGTTAAGCAACTTCATGACCTCGAGGAAAAAAATCAGTGGGCCATTCCGATTGATGAAGATTTACTTGAAGAAGTGAATAACTTAGTTGAGTATCCTACCGCTTTATCTGGTCATTTTAATAAACAGTTTTTAGAGCTTCCAGAAGAAGTATTAATCACGTCCATGAAAGAACATCAACGTTATTTTCCGGTAAAAAATAAGGAAAATCGTCTATTAGCGAACTTTGTGACCGTACGAAATGGCAATGATTATAAAATTGAAACGGTTGCAAGGGGAAATGAAAAAGTCTTAAGTGCAAGACTTGCAGATGCTGATTTCTTCTTTAAGGAAGATCAGGAAACATCTATCGAATCATCATTAAATAAACTTTCTTCCATCGTTTATCATGAGAAGATCGGTACTCTTTCAGAAAAGGTGAATAGAATTCGCCGGATCGCTAGCGAGCTCGGGAAATTATTACATGTGGATTCATCTGTTCAACAAAAAATTGATCGTGCAGCAGAACTATCTAAATTCGATCTTGTCACACATATGGTGTATGAATTTCCAGAATTGCAGGGGGTTATGGGCGAAAAATACGCCTTACAAAAAGGGGAGGATGTAGAAGTTGCAAAGGCTATTAATGAGCATTACCAACCTCGTTCAGCTGATGACGTCACTCCATCCACAACAATTGGTGCAGTTGTCAGCATCGCGGATAAATTGGATACTATTTGCTCATGTTTTGCGATTGATATCATCCCAACAGGTTCCCAAGACCCTTATGCATTAAGAAGACAATCAACAGGAATTGTTCAAACCATGCTTGATCAAAAATGGGAATTAACAGTTGAAGATATTTTAAAGGTTGCGATTACGATTGTGGCAGAAGATCAAATCGGATCAAAATCAAATGTGGAATTACTTCAAGAACTTGTTTCATTCTTTAAACTTCGTGTAAAACATATTCTTCAAGAAAAAGATGTGCGCTATGATATGATCGATGCTGTTTTGGATGGAGAGATTGGATCCGTTCCGTCTGTATTGGAGAAATCGACCGTGTTGATGAATCGGAAAGATAAAGCCCATTTTAAAGAAACGATTGAAGCTTTAAGCCGGGTCATTAATATTTCCAAAAAAGCAAATGTGGAAACGGTGAACCCAGATCTATTTGAAAATGAATATGAACATGAATTATACCGTGAATATCAACAAGTAGAAGAAAAATGGAATACTTCTGAAAATGCGGAAGTACAATTTGAATTATTAGAGTCATTGAAGCCAGCTATTAATCAATATTTTGACCATACTATGGTAATGGCTGACAATGAATCATTGAAAAATAACCGCTTAGCTTTCATGTTGAAACTTTCAAAATTGGTTCAAGCATTTGCTAATATGAATGCCATTATCGTTAAATAA
- a CDS encoding pyruvate, water dikinase regulatory protein: MNDPIIYVVSDSVGETAELVTKAAVSQFNGSKAIIKRFPYVEDFSNIDEVISLAKYDLGIIVYTLVKPEMRRYLSQKAKNENIPIFDIIGPLMDQLESIYQHKPLLEPGLVRKLDEEYFKKVEAIEFAVKYDDGRDPRGIMKADIVLVGVSRTSKTPLSQYLAHKRLKVANVPLVPEVDPPEELFQVPAHKCFGLKISSEKLNSIRRERLISLGLNDQASYANINRINEEIRYFEEITKKIGCEVIDVTNKAVEETANIIINKIQNRKGT; this comes from the coding sequence ATGAATGATCCAATCATTTATGTTGTTTCTGATTCAGTTGGAGAAACAGCGGAACTAGTGACGAAAGCAGCTGTAAGCCAATTTAATGGATCTAAAGCAATCATTAAACGTTTCCCATATGTAGAGGATTTTTCGAATATTGATGAGGTCATTTCTTTGGCGAAATATGATCTTGGAATTATTGTTTATACATTGGTAAAGCCAGAAATGCGGAGATATTTATCTCAAAAAGCGAAGAATGAGAATATCCCCATTTTCGATATAATTGGTCCTCTCATGGATCAGCTTGAGTCCATTTATCAACATAAGCCATTATTAGAACCTGGCTTAGTGAGAAAGTTGGATGAAGAATATTTCAAAAAAGTAGAAGCAATTGAATTTGCTGTAAAATACGATGATGGAAGAGATCCGAGGGGCATCATGAAAGCTGATATTGTTTTGGTTGGTGTATCTCGGACATCTAAAACACCGTTATCACAATACTTAGCACATAAGCGCCTTAAAGTAGCTAATGTTCCTTTAGTACCTGAAGTAGATCCTCCTGAGGAATTATTCCAGGTACCTGCACATAAATGTTTCGGTCTTAAAATAAGCTCTGAAAAATTGAATAGTATTCGGCGTGAAAGATTGATTTCCCTAGGTTTAAATGACCAAGCTAGCTATGCTAATATTAATCGCATTAATGAAGAAATACGGTATTTTGAGGAAATAACGAAAAAAATCGGTTGTGAAGTCATTGATGTGACGAATAAGGCTGTAGAAGAAACAGCAAATATTATTATAAATAAAATTCAAAATCGAAAAGGCACATAA
- a CDS encoding helix-turn-helix transcriptional regulator, which yields MRTIELNKRQEQILEIVKENGPITGEHIADRLNLTRATLRPDLAILTMAGFLDARPRVGYFYTGKTGTQLLTENLMKIYVKEYQSIPVVVHENVSVYDAICTMFLEDVGTLFVIDDQSFLVGVLSRKDLLRASIGKQELNSLPVNIIMTRMPNIAMCEKEDLLIDVAKNLIEKQIDSVPVVKKKEGGFEVIGRITKTNIAKAFVSLADDM from the coding sequence GTGAGGACAATAGAACTGAATAAACGTCAGGAACAAATATTGGAAATTGTCAAAGAAAACGGGCCGATTACAGGTGAACATATAGCAGACCGGTTGAATTTAACACGTGCTACATTACGTCCCGATTTAGCGATTTTGACGATGGCGGGCTTTCTAGATGCAAGACCTAGGGTTGGATACTTCTACACTGGGAAAACAGGAACGCAATTATTAACAGAAAACTTAATGAAAATTTATGTAAAAGAATATCAATCTATTCCTGTTGTTGTGCATGAGAATGTATCTGTTTATGATGCCATTTGTACGATGTTTTTAGAAGATGTAGGGACACTTTTTGTCATTGATGATCAATCCTTTCTCGTTGGGGTGTTATCCCGTAAAGACTTGCTTCGTGCAAGTATTGGAAAACAGGAGTTAAATTCTTTGCCTGTTAATATTATTATGACAAGAATGCCTAATATCGCTATGTGTGAAAAGGAAGACTTGCTCATCGATGTCGCAAAAAATTTAATTGAAAAACAAATTGATTCGGTTCCAGTTGTGAAGAAAAAAGAAGGCGGATTCGAAGTAATTGGGCGTATTACGAAAACAAATATCGCCAAGGCATTCGTTTCGTTAGCTGATGATATGTAA
- the glyQ gene encoding glycine--tRNA ligase subunit alpha, translating to MNIQQMILTLQKHWSDQGCILMQSYDVEKGAGTMSPYTFLRAIGPEPWNVAYVEPSRRPADGRYGENPNRLYQHHQFQVIMKPSPDHIQELYLDSLRALGIDPLEHDIRFVEDNWENPSLGCAGLGWEVWLDGMEITQFTYFQQVGGLECKPVSVEITYGIERLASYIQDKENVFDLEWTEGFTVRDIFYQPEYEHSKYTFETSDPVMLFNLFTIYEKEAMRQMEEGLVHPAYDYVLKCSHVFNVLDARGSISVTERTAYIGRMRNLARRIAKTFYEEREKLGFPILKAEEESSHE from the coding sequence ATGAATATCCAACAAATGATTCTTACGTTACAAAAACATTGGTCTGATCAAGGATGTATCTTAATGCAAAGCTATGATGTCGAAAAAGGTGCTGGTACCATGAGCCCATACACTTTTTTACGAGCAATTGGACCTGAACCTTGGAATGTAGCCTATGTAGAGCCGAGTCGTCGACCAGCAGATGGCCGTTATGGCGAAAATCCAAACCGGTTATATCAACATCATCAGTTTCAAGTGATTATGAAACCTTCTCCAGACCATATTCAAGAGCTTTATTTAGATTCTTTACGTGCTCTAGGGATTGACCCGCTTGAACACGATATTCGATTTGTAGAAGATAACTGGGAAAATCCATCTTTGGGATGTGCTGGTCTTGGTTGGGAAGTATGGCTAGATGGAATGGAAATTACACAATTTACCTATTTCCAACAAGTGGGTGGATTAGAATGTAAACCAGTATCAGTGGAAATTACTTATGGAATTGAGCGATTAGCTTCTTATATTCAAGATAAAGAAAATGTATTTGATTTAGAATGGACAGAAGGATTTACAGTACGCGATATTTTTTATCAACCAGAATATGAACATTCAAAATATACATTCGAAACATCTGATCCAGTTATGTTATTTAACCTGTTTACAATTTATGAAAAAGAAGCAATGCGCCAAATGGAAGAGGGACTTGTACATCCTGCTTATGACTATGTATTAAAATGTTCTCACGTATTTAATGTGCTGGATGCTAGAGGATCCATTTCTGTAACTGAAAGAACAGCCTATATTGGACGCATGAGAAATTTAGCAAGAAGAATTGCTAAAACATTTTATGAGGAAAGAGAAAAATTAGGTTTTCCAATTTTAAAGGCGGAGGAGGAATCAAGTCATGAGTAA
- a CDS encoding YaiI/YqxD family protein, whose translation MKIFVDADSCPVKEEIISVASEYNSKVIFVASTSHQVKREIGGVWKYVDPDDQAADLYIFNHLRKGDLLVTQDIGLASLALSKGGYSLSPRGIIFNESRMDEALHFRYLSAKARRAGVHTKGPKVFTEVDRRNFIHALREMIAGDVN comes from the coding sequence ATGAAGATTTTTGTCGATGCTGATTCCTGTCCAGTAAAAGAAGAAATTATTTCCGTTGCAAGTGAATACAATAGTAAGGTGATCTTTGTTGCATCTACTAGTCATCAAGTAAAGAGGGAAATTGGAGGAGTATGGAAATATGTAGATCCAGATGATCAAGCAGCTGATTTATATATTTTCAACCATTTAAGAAAGGGTGATCTTTTGGTTACCCAAGATATTGGATTAGCAAGTTTAGCCCTTTCAAAAGGTGGTTACTCTCTGTCACCGCGGGGCATTATTTTTAATGAAAGCCGTATGGATGAAGCCCTACATTTTCGATATTTATCAGCCAAGGCAAGAAGGGCAGGGGTCCATACAAAAGGCCCCAAGGTATTTACAGAAGTAGACAGACGAAATTTTATTCACGCGTTACGAGAAATGATAGCTGGTGATGTAAATTGA